A genomic segment from Lignipirellula cremea encodes:
- a CDS encoding ATP-binding response regulator, which translates to MSAIQLWDLKYEVVAAYSGTEALATVSQHAFDCVLLDINMPGMDGFEVCRRLKADETTRAIPVIMVSARDADDDVINGLDAGADDYIVKPFHFPLVEARLRSALRGKYALDAIAVANEELEKARQAADDANKAKSEFLANMSHELRTPLNAVIGFSQGLLERTDRHPLNPHQIDRLQKILASGGHLLSLINDVLDISKVEAGRMEVNLTEICVQSLAREVQTMAEGLLLPKPAVRFEVQFAEQSPPLSSDLAKVRQILFNLVGNAIKFTESGVVTLRFQDHADALHMHVTDTGIGIAADQLPWIFDKFHQVRNASKTALKGTGLGLSISLAFAELLGGDLTVTSIENVGSTFTLKVPRSAPKPSGEELEFDRKQTIWS; encoded by the coding sequence TTGAGTGCCATTCAACTCTGGGACCTCAAGTACGAAGTCGTCGCCGCGTATTCAGGAACCGAAGCTCTGGCGACCGTATCGCAACACGCCTTTGATTGCGTGCTGCTGGATATCAATATGCCTGGCATGGATGGCTTCGAGGTCTGCCGCAGGCTCAAAGCGGACGAAACGACGCGCGCGATTCCCGTCATCATGGTGTCAGCGCGCGACGCCGACGACGATGTCATTAACGGACTCGACGCCGGCGCCGACGACTATATCGTAAAACCTTTCCATTTTCCGCTGGTCGAGGCCAGACTACGTTCCGCGCTGCGCGGCAAGTACGCCCTGGACGCCATCGCCGTGGCGAACGAAGAACTCGAAAAGGCTCGACAAGCGGCCGACGACGCCAACAAGGCGAAGAGCGAGTTTCTTGCCAATATGAGCCATGAACTGCGCACCCCTTTGAACGCGGTAATTGGATTCTCACAAGGATTGCTCGAACGCACTGACCGACACCCGCTCAATCCGCATCAAATCGATCGCCTGCAGAAAATCCTCGCCAGCGGCGGACACCTTCTCAGTCTGATCAACGATGTTCTCGACATCTCAAAAGTAGAAGCAGGACGCATGGAGGTGAACCTTACAGAAATCTGTGTCCAGTCGCTCGCTCGAGAGGTGCAAACGATGGCTGAAGGCCTGTTGCTGCCGAAACCGGCCGTCCGCTTCGAAGTGCAGTTCGCGGAGCAGTCGCCGCCCCTGTCTTCCGACCTGGCCAAAGTCAGACAGATTCTCTTCAATCTTGTCGGTAACGCGATCAAGTTTACCGAATCGGGCGTCGTTACGTTACGTTTCCAGGACCATGCGGACGCCCTGCACATGCATGTGACAGATACAGGAATCGGGATCGCGGCGGATCAACTTCCCTGGATTTTTGACAAATTCCATCAGGTGCGCAACGCTTCAAAAACCGCCCTCAAAGGAACCGGACTGGGACTATCCATTTCCCTTGCATTCGCCGAGTTGCTGGGCGGCGATCTCACGGTCACAAGTATTGAGAATGTCGGTAGCACGTTTACTCTCAAAGTCCCTCGCTCAGCGCCAAAGCCATCAGGCGAAGAGCTTGAGTTCGACAGAAAACAAACGATCTGGAGTTAA
- a CDS encoding DUF4175 domain-containing protein — protein sequence MAGAPPPAVAKILSPVCSRLRFGAMLYQGAIGLRLGTALALGFSLVHLFLGGWLGMVLAILALVGIPLIFALRGWLTPCSLAEAARAVDARYGLQDRALTALATGKGEPTPVQTIQLRDAVQRMQVVKPAEAAPWPRLPYLATSLLTGLAAVGLLLLSIAGNRASVEFAAPTSSPAAVPAIANLAPGQTESSQQLRPYQADQLYRHDPALLDRRIVGDYFLPADITLLPGPTPKD from the coding sequence ATGGCTGGCGCGCCTCCTCCTGCTGTCGCCAAAATTCTGTCTCCCGTCTGCAGCCGGCTGCGCTTTGGAGCCATGCTCTATCAGGGGGCAATCGGTTTGCGGTTGGGAACGGCCCTTGCTCTGGGCTTCAGCCTGGTGCATTTGTTCCTGGGCGGCTGGCTGGGCATGGTGCTGGCGATCCTGGCTCTGGTTGGCATCCCTCTGATATTCGCGCTGCGGGGCTGGCTCACTCCCTGCAGTCTGGCGGAAGCCGCCCGGGCGGTCGACGCGCGGTATGGCCTGCAGGATCGAGCATTGACGGCTTTGGCGACCGGGAAGGGCGAACCGACGCCGGTCCAGACGATCCAGCTGCGCGACGCGGTCCAGCGGATGCAGGTCGTCAAACCCGCAGAGGCGGCGCCCTGGCCTCGGCTGCCGTATCTGGCGACGAGCCTGCTGACCGGGCTGGCGGCTGTTGGGCTACTGCTGCTTTCTATCGCTGGCAACCGCGCGTCCGTCGAGTTCGCCGCGCCGACTTCAAGCCCGGCCGCAGTTCCCGCGATCGCCAACCTGGCTCCGGGTCAAACGGAGTCTTCGCAGCAGCTGCGTCCTTACCAGGCAGACCAACTTTATCGGCACGATCCCGCGCTCCTGGATCGCCGCATTGTAGGCGACTATTTTCTCCCGGCAGACATAACTTTGCTGCCTGGCCCCACGCCAAAAGATTAG
- a CDS encoding response regulator, whose translation MHRVLLVEDNELNRTIIEDAFEFDSIPAELACAENGCQAIELAQSLKPALILMDVQLPDLSGLEVARRLQQITTTRNIPVWVVSAHALKGDEELAFEAGCVEYFTKPLDVASLGEKLKAFLNQLSQSDSNHV comes from the coding sequence ATGCACCGTGTTTTACTCGTAGAAGATAACGAGCTGAATCGGACTATTATCGAAGACGCTTTTGAATTCGATAGTATTCCTGCCGAACTGGCGTGCGCGGAGAACGGCTGCCAGGCGATCGAATTGGCCCAGTCGCTGAAACCCGCTCTCATTCTCATGGATGTCCAGTTGCCCGACCTGAGCGGACTTGAGGTCGCCAGGCGTCTTCAGCAAATCACGACGACGCGCAACATCCCCGTCTGGGTCGTGTCGGCGCATGCTCTCAAAGGTGATGAAGAACTGGCGTTTGAAGCAGGATGCGTCGAGTATTTTACGAAACCGCTTGATGTTGCATCTTTGGGCGAAAAACTCAAAGCGTTCCTTAACCAACTTTCCCAATCCGATTCGAACCATGTATAA
- a CDS encoding IS4 family transposase, which translates to MFDSFRSRLAAARRDDQLFFAALIDQQTIRSSFGDASTILDSARIYDTAVTVWVFLSQTLTSGHNCVQAVAKLIAFRAAKGLPIPAALSGAYCMARDKLNEAGMHRLVTDSGAAIEDSVPDQWLWRGHRVIVGDGCTLTMADTPENQEAYPQMAGQKPGCGFPIMRMVVFFGLATGVVLEAAMGRYKGKLTAEVSLFREIDKILEEDDVYLADRAYSGWFDIARQLARGVHVVLRKHQSRRTDFRTGVRYSKDEHAVFWDKPPRPAWMTAEEYAGYDVFLTLREIRVRIATPGFRTREVIIVTNLLDDIEYNKEDLAALYRRRWQAELNLRSLKTVMQMDHLRCKQPHRVRNEIRAHFTAYNLVRQMMCEAAIRGDVQPWQISFKGTMQTLNELLPVLCMTGDADPLCDVFYDCCLQHVVGNRPDRYEPRVRKRRPNPYKLMTKPRHSHQPGKE; encoded by the coding sequence ATGTTCGATTCTTTTCGCTCGCGGTTGGCTGCGGCCCGACGTGATGATCAACTGTTCTTCGCTGCGCTGATCGATCAACAGACTATCCGATCCAGCTTTGGCGACGCAAGTACAATCCTCGATTCCGCGCGAATTTACGACACCGCCGTCACCGTTTGGGTGTTCCTCTCGCAAACCCTCACTTCCGGCCACAACTGCGTCCAGGCGGTTGCCAAATTGATCGCCTTTCGCGCCGCTAAAGGCCTGCCGATTCCTGCCGCTCTAAGCGGCGCCTACTGCATGGCGCGAGACAAACTTAACGAAGCCGGCATGCACCGCCTGGTGACAGATTCTGGCGCCGCGATCGAAGATTCCGTCCCCGATCAATGGCTCTGGCGAGGACATCGCGTTATCGTCGGCGACGGTTGCACGCTGACAATGGCTGACACTCCTGAAAACCAAGAAGCCTATCCGCAAATGGCGGGGCAAAAACCCGGCTGTGGATTTCCCATCATGCGGATGGTGGTCTTCTTCGGCCTGGCCACCGGCGTCGTGCTGGAAGCCGCCATGGGTCGCTATAAAGGCAAGCTGACGGCCGAGGTCAGCCTGTTCCGTGAGATCGACAAAATCCTCGAAGAAGACGACGTTTATCTCGCAGATCGAGCCTATTCTGGCTGGTTCGACATCGCCCGGCAGCTGGCCCGAGGGGTGCATGTGGTGCTGCGAAAACATCAATCGCGAAGGACCGATTTCCGCACCGGCGTGCGCTACAGCAAAGACGAACACGCGGTGTTCTGGGACAAGCCGCCACGGCCTGCCTGGATGACCGCAGAAGAGTACGCCGGCTATGACGTATTCCTGACACTGCGTGAGATCCGGGTGCGGATCGCCACGCCCGGCTTTCGCACGCGTGAGGTCATCATTGTGACCAACTTGCTCGACGACATCGAGTACAACAAGGAGGATCTGGCGGCTCTTTATCGTCGGCGGTGGCAAGCAGAATTAAATCTAAGATCGTTGAAAACGGTGATGCAAATGGACCACTTGCGCTGCAAGCAACCCCATCGTGTGCGGAACGAAATCCGAGCTCACTTCACGGCCTATAACTTGGTCCGTCAGATGATGTGCGAGGCAGCGATCCGCGGCGACGTGCAACCCTGGCAAATCAGCTTTAAGGGGACGATGCAAACGCTTAACGAGTTGCTGCCGGTGTTGTGCATGACAGGGGACGCCGATCCGCTCTGCGACGTGTTTTATGATTGCTGCTTGCAGCATGTCGTTGGCAATCGCCCGGACCGCTACGAACCGCGAGTCCGCAAACGCCGGCCCAATCCGTACAAGCTCATGACCAAGCCCCGTCACAGCCACCAACCCGGCAAAGAATAA
- a CDS encoding clostripain-related cysteine peptidase — protein MHQNFQQLRLRGALLLLGCCLCALTSSADGQTGPNRINEQPTGESHGNDEQPQGRPLEDPAEKAPPGKQSTDPFVGVFEGEAIRLEIRSDGKSYQGLLRFKGQAYPLTADSDGERRLKGEFLVDKTRFPFTAELARNLTSMKIDSDGSEYSAERTNEEPSVPPVSSNGTAGANGGEQVNTAEHAGPAPVQNGPPLRLIDWKKALANLGPADEDPDREWTLIIYFDADNNLEKEALKDMEEIEAWLPESGIDVITLIDRSDRYDQSHDDWTEARMFHMQRDTNLSVLASPVIADLGEVNMSDPEVLEAFVAAALRKYPARRHAVVLWDHGDGWSGLLSDDQAPGADANGNMLNLPDTAGALRNALRQADVPRLDLLGFDMCLMGQLETAVEFAGTADYLISSAAVAPGEGWPYRQILPLFVKGTLGSRRIAVEIVGAYGQQYASTDVATLAALDLAEIEPVITALDAFLAKIQPELAEHWPAIGRSLFFAEAYSDRLNHHRGKKAVASVDMLDLLKRLEHHLPACDCREEFAAAVRAMDRFVLNEFVSKARRLSNGVALYAPVTAAIYNEDYAGLAFARKCSWPAFLKALYQQHESGLTEPVIREAQLTDQNGQPLEKFSPLAGHGMKTVVEGHNLLWTTVTIVQPAADGGLLSLSRSFVVDSNYRKRQQESPAAKIDLVMPVYPDGRDEAFMRYQGVRAVINSGDKIFYCTVDGSDISHPERLRIPILYAEPDHGSLVGEMYFSRRTWGRYPQVLIRRKQGDGRFIAQQVTPTDDAEITFLFEGFSKEDAPVLRKASTCRWDAGMRLAFQPLPPGKYGALFQVESIAGLSTSKIAPFELTPDPEVEQRLAGTMTFDPNKLLGNWRAIDMARLQAGGEVAFLDHEWRIFLHPDEKLRKAGIPACRETTAEGSRPCSLFVDRLVHPVLRLAQYGEGDYFRLLSFTYHEQGELATMTVYDLETGSSTTFIRDEEPKAESPSPFQKKTVPVNRLQP, from the coding sequence ATGCATCAAAACTTTCAGCAGCTTCGCCTGCGCGGCGCTCTGCTCCTGCTTGGTTGCTGTCTGTGTGCACTGACGTCTTCCGCCGACGGGCAAACGGGGCCGAACCGAATTAATGAGCAGCCAACCGGCGAGAGTCACGGGAATGACGAACAACCGCAAGGCCGTCCGCTGGAAGACCCGGCCGAGAAAGCCCCGCCTGGAAAACAGTCCACGGATCCGTTTGTCGGCGTGTTCGAGGGCGAAGCTATTCGGCTGGAAATCCGCTCCGACGGAAAAAGTTACCAGGGGCTACTCCGCTTTAAAGGACAGGCGTATCCCCTGACGGCGGACTCCGACGGCGAACGCCGGCTCAAAGGTGAATTCCTGGTCGATAAAACTCGCTTCCCCTTCACGGCGGAGCTGGCCAGGAATCTCACGTCGATGAAGATCGACAGCGATGGTTCCGAGTACTCGGCCGAACGCACCAACGAAGAACCTTCCGTCCCACCCGTAAGCAGCAACGGGACTGCGGGGGCCAATGGAGGCGAACAGGTCAATACGGCCGAACATGCCGGCCCGGCGCCCGTTCAGAACGGACCGCCGCTGCGGCTGATCGACTGGAAAAAAGCCCTCGCCAATCTGGGACCGGCGGACGAAGACCCGGATCGCGAGTGGACGTTAATCATCTACTTCGACGCCGACAATAATCTGGAGAAAGAAGCCCTCAAAGATATGGAGGAAATCGAGGCCTGGTTGCCGGAGTCAGGAATCGACGTCATTACCCTGATTGATCGTTCCGACCGGTACGATCAAAGTCATGACGACTGGACCGAAGCACGCATGTTCCACATGCAGCGGGATACCAATCTGTCCGTGCTGGCGTCGCCTGTGATCGCCGATCTGGGTGAAGTGAACATGAGCGACCCGGAAGTCCTGGAAGCGTTTGTCGCGGCCGCACTTCGCAAGTATCCGGCCCGTCGCCACGCCGTGGTGCTTTGGGATCATGGCGACGGCTGGTCGGGGCTGTTGTCCGACGACCAGGCGCCAGGGGCCGATGCCAATGGCAATATGCTGAATCTGCCCGATACGGCCGGCGCGCTGCGAAACGCATTGCGGCAGGCGGATGTGCCCCGGCTGGATCTGCTGGGTTTTGATATGTGCCTGATGGGGCAACTGGAGACGGCGGTCGAGTTCGCTGGTACGGCCGACTACCTGATCAGCTCCGCCGCCGTGGCGCCGGGGGAAGGCTGGCCCTATCGCCAGATCCTTCCACTGTTTGTCAAGGGCACCCTCGGCAGTCGCCGCATTGCAGTGGAAATTGTCGGCGCCTATGGACAGCAGTACGCATCGACCGACGTCGCGACGCTGGCCGCGCTGGACCTGGCGGAGATCGAACCGGTGATTACCGCGCTCGATGCGTTCCTGGCGAAGATCCAACCCGAATTGGCGGAGCACTGGCCCGCGATTGGCCGCTCTCTGTTCTTCGCGGAAGCGTATTCGGATCGGCTAAATCATCACCGCGGGAAGAAAGCCGTGGCGAGCGTCGACATGCTCGATCTGTTGAAACGACTGGAGCACCATTTGCCGGCATGCGACTGCCGCGAAGAGTTCGCCGCTGCAGTCAGAGCGATGGATCGTTTCGTCCTGAATGAGTTCGTGTCCAAAGCGCGCCGGCTCAGCAATGGGGTCGCCCTCTATGCGCCGGTTACCGCCGCCATTTACAACGAGGACTACGCCGGACTGGCGTTCGCCCGGAAATGCAGCTGGCCTGCCTTTCTCAAGGCCCTGTACCAGCAGCATGAGAGCGGGCTGACCGAGCCCGTAATTCGGGAAGCCCAATTGACGGACCAGAATGGCCAGCCGCTGGAAAAGTTTTCGCCGCTGGCAGGGCACGGCATGAAAACGGTCGTCGAAGGACACAACCTGCTCTGGACCACGGTCACCATTGTCCAGCCGGCCGCCGATGGCGGACTATTGTCGCTCAGTCGTTCCTTTGTGGTCGACAGTAACTATCGCAAGCGACAGCAGGAGTCGCCCGCGGCCAAGATCGACCTCGTCATGCCGGTGTATCCCGACGGCCGCGACGAGGCCTTTATGCGATACCAGGGAGTACGGGCCGTCATCAATTCGGGCGATAAAATTTTCTACTGTACGGTCGACGGTTCCGATATCAGCCACCCGGAACGGTTGCGTATCCCCATACTGTACGCCGAACCCGACCACGGATCGCTTGTGGGCGAAATGTACTTTAGCCGCCGGACCTGGGGCCGCTATCCGCAGGTGCTGATCAGGCGAAAACAGGGCGACGGGAGATTCATTGCCCAGCAGGTCACGCCGACGGACGACGCCGAGATTACGTTCCTGTTTGAAGGGTTCAGCAAAGAGGACGCCCCCGTGCTCCGCAAAGCCAGCACCTGCCGCTGGGACGCCGGGATGCGTCTGGCGTTTCAGCCGCTGCCTCCGGGCAAGTACGGAGCCTTGTTCCAGGTGGAGTCGATCGCCGGCCTGTCGACCTCGAAGATCGCCCCCTTCGAACTTACGCCCGATCCCGAAGTAGAACAACGCCTTGCGGGGACGATGACTTTCGATCCGAACAAACTGCTGGGAAACTGGAGGGCGATCGATATGGCTCGCCTGCAGGCCGGCGGTGAAGTTGCTTTCCTGGATCACGAGTGGCGGATTTTCCTGCATCCCGACGAAAAACTTCGCAAGGCGGGCATACCGGCCTGCCGGGAGACAACGGCCGAAGGCAGCCGTCCCTGCTCGCTGTTTGTTGATCGGCTGGTCCATCCCGTGCTCCGGCTGGCCCAATATGGCGAAGGCGACTACTTCCGATTGCTGTCCTTCACCTATCATGAACAGGGCGAACTGGCGACAATGACGGTTTACGATCTGGAAACCGGTTCCTCGACGACGTTCATCCGCGACGAAGAGCCAAAGGCCGAAAGCCCCTCGCCATTCCAGAAAAAAACCGTCCCTGTGAATCGCCTGCAGCCGTAA
- a CDS encoding C25 family cysteine peptidase gives MPILLLSLCLLSADPSSMDTAIDTAIVCPADFIPALTPWVRFREEQGHRFILLDNRQPAEQIQRQLRQLAGQHPLKAVLLVGDAAPTALEAIGVVRRITPTLLSKAKVNIHWGSEPEIASDNGYADLDGDQLPDLAVGRLPADSPAELSTMVRKIIAYETSPDLGLWRRKINFVAGVGGFGAVADTVLETATKKFMVEGVPASYETSMTYSSWRSPFCPDPRKFNAAALYRLNEGCLFWVYIGHGSRTHLDGVRTPEGLYPIMSTRDAPRFAAAAGAPIAIMLACYTGAFDYEQDCLAEEMMRSPGGPVAAISGSRVTMPYAMTIMANELMKEYFTKPTATLGEVLLNAKRRAVETSPNDPQRQLIDMLAAVISPKPELLREERYEHLELFNLIGDPLLRLHRPAAIRLLAAETVVAGEKLHVTGVAPVGGRCTVEIACRRDRMTENVANRTEYVTQDLARYDNTYFQANNQTYARHVVDLNAGDFEFDLTTPADARGACHVRVYIEGEKSSAQGSADVFVSRP, from the coding sequence ATGCCGATTCTGCTGCTGTCGCTTTGTTTGCTGTCGGCCGATCCGTCGTCGATGGATACTGCGATTGATACTGCGATTGTCTGTCCCGCGGATTTCATTCCGGCGCTGACCCCCTGGGTGCGGTTCCGCGAGGAGCAGGGACATCGCTTTATTTTGCTGGATAATCGTCAACCAGCCGAACAAATTCAACGGCAGCTGCGTCAACTGGCAGGGCAGCACCCCCTGAAAGCAGTCCTGCTGGTCGGCGATGCAGCGCCCACCGCTTTGGAAGCAATCGGCGTCGTCCGTCGGATTACGCCGACGCTGCTGAGCAAAGCGAAGGTCAACATCCACTGGGGAAGCGAACCAGAAATCGCCAGCGACAATGGCTATGCCGATCTCGACGGCGACCAGTTGCCGGATCTGGCAGTGGGACGCCTGCCGGCCGACTCGCCCGCCGAACTGTCGACCATGGTGCGAAAAATTATCGCTTATGAAACCAGCCCGGATCTGGGCCTGTGGCGCAGGAAGATTAACTTCGTCGCGGGAGTCGGCGGTTTTGGAGCCGTGGCGGATACGGTGCTGGAAACGGCGACCAAAAAGTTCATGGTCGAAGGCGTGCCGGCCAGCTACGAAACCTCCATGACGTACAGTAGCTGGCGCAGCCCCTTTTGCCCGGACCCGCGCAAATTCAATGCGGCCGCCCTGTATCGCCTGAACGAAGGCTGCCTGTTCTGGGTCTATATTGGGCACGGCAGCCGCACCCACCTGGACGGAGTCCGCACGCCGGAGGGTCTGTACCCAATCATGAGCACCCGCGATGCTCCGCGGTTCGCCGCCGCGGCCGGCGCGCCGATCGCCATTATGCTGGCCTGTTATACGGGCGCCTTTGACTACGAGCAGGACTGCCTGGCCGAAGAGATGATGCGCAGCCCCGGCGGGCCAGTCGCCGCCATCAGCGGGTCGCGCGTCACCATGCCGTACGCCATGACCATCATGGCCAACGAACTGATGAAAGAGTATTTCACAAAGCCGACCGCCACCCTGGGCGAGGTGCTGCTGAACGCCAAACGCAGGGCCGTCGAAACCAGCCCGAACGATCCGCAGCGTCAGCTGATCGACATGCTGGCGGCCGTGATCAGTCCCAAGCCGGAACTCCTTCGCGAAGAACGTTACGAGCATCTGGAACTGTTCAATCTGATTGGCGACCCGTTGCTCCGCTTGCATCGTCCGGCCGCCATTCGCCTGCTGGCCGCCGAAACCGTCGTCGCGGGCGAAAAGTTGCACGTCACCGGCGTCGCTCCGGTGGGTGGCCGCTGCACGGTCGAGATCGCTTGTCGCCGTGACCGCATGACGGAGAATGTCGCCAATCGCACCGAATACGTCACGCAGGATCTGGCCAGGTACGACAACACCTACTTCCAGGCCAACAACCAGACGTACGCCAGGCACGTTGTCGACCTGAATGCAGGCGACTTCGAGTTCGACCTGACCACGCCGGCAGACGCCCGCGGAGCGTGCCACGTGCGCGTCTACATCGAAGGGGAAAAGTCGTCGGCCCAGGGATCGGCCGACGTGTTCGTTTCCCGACCGTAA
- the mnmG gene encoding tRNA uridine-5-carboxymethylaminomethyl(34) synthesis enzyme MnmG: MTTYDYDVLVIGAGHAGTEAAMAAARLGANTALLTTNLDTVGQMSCNPAIGGVAKGQIVREIDALGGIMGEVTDAAGIQFRLLNRRKGPAMHSPRAQADKKAYQLEVKRRVELQPNLSLRQEIVEDLLAETTGDATRIIGVQCRGDVVYRARAVVLTTGTFLSALMHTGEAKTPGGRAGEGTTTGISGALARFGFRVERFKTGTPPRLNGRTIDYSQTEEQPGDDAPQPFSFLTGTERAAQIAAEQVPCWITHTNAGVHDLIRENLHRAPMYSGQIQGSGPRYCPSIEDKIVRFADKTSHQLFLEPEGRQTTEVYVNGVSTSLPRDVQDAMLKLVPGLQNAQIMRYGYAVEYDFCPPDQLWPTLETKAVAGLYFAGQINGTTGYEEAGCQGLMAGANAALHLRGSDPLLLDRNQAYIGVLVDDLVTCGVDEPYRMFTSRAEYRLMLRQDNADRRLTRLAHAVGLCDDDRFQRLEAKEAEIVRVSDLLRTLRQGETNLSKLLQRPEIQWADVVQAAPQLSEVATDVAEQVVYDIKYAGYIARQQTEVERSQRMAEKRIPPAFDYHTIQHLRNEAKEKLTRVRPLSLAQAGRISGITPADVALVMFHLEGKGGKS, encoded by the coding sequence ATGACGACCTACGACTACGATGTTCTGGTGATTGGAGCCGGCCACGCCGGCACGGAAGCAGCGATGGCCGCCGCCCGACTCGGCGCCAATACGGCCCTGCTGACGACAAATCTCGACACCGTCGGCCAGATGAGCTGTAACCCGGCCATCGGCGGCGTCGCCAAAGGCCAGATCGTCCGCGAGATCGACGCGCTCGGCGGCATCATGGGCGAAGTCACCGATGCCGCCGGCATCCAGTTCCGCCTGCTCAATCGTCGCAAAGGCCCCGCCATGCACAGCCCGAGGGCGCAGGCCGACAAAAAGGCGTACCAGCTGGAAGTGAAGCGCCGGGTCGAACTGCAGCCCAACCTGTCGCTGCGGCAGGAAATTGTCGAGGATCTGCTGGCCGAAACGACCGGCGACGCCACCCGGATCATCGGCGTGCAGTGTCGCGGCGACGTCGTCTATCGGGCGCGGGCCGTCGTGCTGACGACCGGCACCTTCCTCTCCGCCCTGATGCACACGGGCGAAGCCAAAACGCCGGGCGGCCGCGCCGGCGAAGGGACCACCACCGGCATCAGCGGAGCACTGGCCCGCTTCGGCTTCCGCGTCGAACGCTTCAAAACGGGCACGCCGCCCCGGCTGAACGGCCGCACCATCGACTACTCACAAACCGAAGAGCAGCCCGGCGACGATGCGCCGCAGCCGTTCTCCTTTCTGACCGGAACCGAACGGGCCGCCCAGATCGCGGCCGAGCAGGTCCCCTGTTGGATCACGCACACCAACGCCGGCGTGCACGATCTGATTCGCGAGAACCTGCACAGGGCGCCCATGTACAGCGGACAGATCCAGGGCAGCGGCCCAAGGTATTGCCCTTCGATTGAAGACAAGATCGTCCGCTTCGCCGACAAAACCAGCCACCAGCTCTTCCTGGAGCCCGAAGGACGCCAGACCACCGAGGTCTACGTCAACGGCGTTTCCACCAGCCTGCCGCGCGACGTGCAGGACGCTATGCTCAAGCTGGTCCCCGGCCTGCAGAACGCCCAGATCATGCGTTACGGCTATGCGGTCGAATACGATTTCTGCCCGCCCGACCAGCTCTGGCCGACGCTGGAAACCAAAGCGGTCGCCGGCCTGTACTTCGCCGGGCAGATCAACGGCACCACCGGCTACGAAGAAGCCGGCTGCCAGGGGCTGATGGCCGGCGCCAACGCCGCCTTGCATTTGCGAGGCTCCGATCCGCTGCTGCTCGACCGGAACCAGGCCTACATTGGCGTGCTGGTCGACGACCTGGTCACCTGCGGCGTCGATGAACCCTACCGCATGTTTACCAGTCGCGCCGAGTACCGTCTGATGTTACGGCAGGACAACGCCGACCGCCGTCTGACCCGCCTGGCCCATGCCGTCGGTTTGTGCGACGACGACCGCTTCCAGCGACTGGAAGCGAAAGAAGCCGAGATCGTCCGCGTCAGTGATCTGCTCCGCACGCTGCGCCAGGGCGAAACGAACCTCTCCAAGCTGCTGCAGCGTCCCGAGATTCAATGGGCCGATGTCGTCCAGGCGGCGCCCCAGCTGTCCGAAGTCGCGACGGATGTGGCCGAGCAGGTCGTCTACGATATCAAGTACGCCGGCTACATCGCCCGCCAGCAAACCGAGGTGGAACGCAGCCAGCGCATGGCCGAGAAACGCATCCCGCCGGCCTTTGACTACCACACGATCCAGCATCTACGGAACGAAGCCAAAGAGAAGCTCACCCGCGTACGCCCCCTCAGCCTGGCGCAAGCCGGCCGGATCAGCGGCATCACCCCCGCCGACGTCGCCCTGGTGATGTTTCACTTGGAAGGCAAAGGCGGCAAGTCCTGA